One region of Miscanthus floridulus cultivar M001 chromosome 19, ASM1932011v1, whole genome shotgun sequence genomic DNA includes:
- the LOC136525286 gene encoding stromal processing peptidase, chloroplastic-like isoform X3 yields MASAPFPPVAASAASAPPRLAPRHPFAAAAASRRSSLSFRPAAPRRPVLLPPRSSAVAANTLRCTHRRAVSPRSRRRAQGLGAASALAASAWGTGEEKGGCLSCFPKSRRGRSGLARFAPCALPHASGVSFRSRLSGFKVRPSHILRAAGPDEPHVASPTWSDTSLDTPDMDHAISKEELEDVLNTPLPEHPKLIRGQLKNGLRYLILPNKVPANRFEAHMEVHVGSIDEEEDEQGIAHMIEHVAFLGSKKREKLLGTGARSNAYTDFHHTVFHIHSPTKTKEYGEDLLPSVLDALNEIAFHPKFSSSRVEKERRAILSELQMMNTIEYRVDCQLLQHLHSENKLSNRFPIGLEEQIHKWDPDKIRRFHERWYYPANTTLYLVGEIDDIPRAVREIEAVFEHTLSENEGNLVPSSSPFGAMASLFAPKLPGGFAANLSGEKSPATDKIKPVKRERQAVRPPVEHKWSLPGVSQDAKPPAIFQHELIQSFSINMFCKIPVSKVQTYKDLRSVLMKRIFLSALHFRINTRYKSSNPPFTSVELDHSDSGREGCTVTTLTVTAEPQNWRSAIKVAVHEVRRLKEFGVTMGEMTRYMDALIKDSEQLAMMIDSVPSVDNLDFIMESDALGHTVMDQLQGHESLLGVAETVTLEEVNTVGAEVLEFISDFGKPNAPLPAAIVACVPRMVHVDGVGETEFEIYPEEITEAIKSGLEEPIYPEPELEVPKELITQSELDELKLQHKPSFVPLTKEENVVKVFDSETGIAQRRLSNGISVNYKITQNEARVGVMRLIVGGGRATEDSESKGSVIVGVRTLSEGGCVGNFSREQVELFCVNNLINCSLESNEEFIFMEFRFALRDNGMRAAFQLLHMVLEHNVWLEDAFDRATQLYLSYYRSIPKSLERSTAHKLMLAMLNHDERFVEPSPHSLQKLTLQSVKDAVMNQFVGGNMEVSIVGDFTEEEVESCVLDYLGTVRAASSPNTEERIEKISFRPFPSDVHFQQVYIKDTDERACAYIAGPAPNRWGFATEGNDLFNVIQRSDADAEISEQVNLDLTGKRRIDVRSHPLFFGITLSLLAEIINSRLFTTVRDSMGLTYDVSLELNLFDKLDLGWYVIAVTSTPSKVHKAVDACKGVLRGLHSSRIVERELDRAKRTLLMKHEAEMKTNAYWLGLLAHLQSSSVPRKDVSCIKELTTLYESATIEDLYLAYEHLKVDDSSLFACIGIAGAEAGEDTNDEEPDMDLHGMAPMGGRGFSTMTRPTT; encoded by the exons ATGGCCTCGGCCCCCTTCCCGCCCGTCGCGGCGTCGGCGgcctccgcgccgccgcgcctGGCCCCGCGCCAccccttcgccgccgccgccgcctcgcgccGCTCCTCGCTCTCGTTCCgccccgccgcgccgcgccggccCGTTCTCCTCCCGCCCCGCTCCTCCGCCGTCGCGGCTAACACCCTCCGCTGCACGCACCGCCGCGCCGTCTCCCCCAG GTCGAGGAGACGCGCGCAGGGGCTCGGCGCGGCGTCCGCGTTGGCTGCGTCGGCCTGGGGCACCGGCGAGGAGAAGGGCGGTTGCCTCTCGTGCTTCCCTAAGAGCAGGCGGGGCAGGTCGGGGCTCGCGAGGTTCGCGCCGTGCGCGCTCCCGCACGCCTCGGGAGTATCGTTTCGCAGCCGGTTGAGCGGGTTCAAG GTCAGGCCTAGCCATATATTGCGCGCCGCTGGACCTGATGAACCACATGTTGCAAGTCCAACATGGTCTGACACTTCCCTTGATACACCTGACATGGATCATGCTATTAGTAAGGAGGAGCTTGAAGATGTTCTCAACACGCCGCTTCCTGAGCATCCAAAACTAATTCGTGGGCAATTGAAGAATGGCCTTCGGTATCTTATTTTGCCAAATAAAGTTCCAGCAAACAG GTTTGAGGCTCACATGGAAGTTCACGTTGGATCAattgatgaggaggaggacgagcaGGGAATTGCACATATGATTGAACATGTCGCGTTTCTTGGCAGTAAAAAACGTGAAAAGCTTTTGGGGACCGGTGCGAGGTCTAATGCATATACAGACTTCCACCATACTGTGTTTCATATCCACTCTCCAACTAAAACAAAG GAATATGGTGAAGACTTACTCCCTTCTGTGTTGGATGCATTGAATGAG ATAGCTTTTCATCCAAAGTTTTCTTCATCTCGTGTTGAGAAGGAGAGAAGAGCAATTCTTTCTGAGCTCCAGATGATGAACACAATAGAGTATCGCGTTGATTGCCAG TTGTTGCAACATCTGCACTCAGAAAACAAACtgagcaacagatttcctattggACTTGAAGAGCAAATACATAAATGGGACCCTGATAAGATCCGCAGATTTCACGAGCGTTGGTACTATCCTGCTAATACCACTTTATATCTGGTGGGGGAAATTGATGATATTCCTAGAGCTGTGCGGGAAATAGAG GCTGTATTTGAACACACTCTTTCAGAAAATGAAGGAAACCTTGTACCGAGCTCTAGTCCATTTGGTGCTATGGCAAGCCTTTTTGCACCAAAGCTCCCAGGTGGCTTTGCTGCAAACCTATCTGGTGAAAAATCACCTGCCACAGATAAAATAAAGCCTGTAAAAAGGGAAAGACAAGCAGTTAGACCACCTGTAGAGCATAAGTGGTCCCTTCCTGGTGTTTCTCAGGATGCCAAACCCCCAGCAATTTTTCAGCACGAGTTGATTCAGAGTTTCTCTATCAACATGTTCTGTAAG ATACCTGTCAGCAAAGTTCAGACCTACAAGGACCTTCGTAGTGTACTCATGAAAAGGATATTTTTGTCTGCCCTACATTTTCGAATCAATACAAGATACAAG AGCTCAAACCCTCCTTTTACGTCAGTTGAGCTGGACCACAGTGACTCTGGAAGGGAAGGGTGCACGGTCACTACTCTTACAGTAACTGCTGAACCCCAAAATTGGAGAAGTGCAATCAAAGTTGCTGTTCACGAG GTGCGAAGACTGAAAGAATTTGGTGTTACAATGGGAGAAATGACCCGTTACATGGACGCCTTAATAAAAGATAGTGAGCAGTTGGCTATGATGATTGACAGTGTTCCCTCAGTCGACAACTTGGACTTCATCATGGAGAGTGATGCACTTGGCCACACTGTCATGGATCAATTGCAGGGACATGAAAGTTTGCTTGGAGTTGCTGAAACTGTCACCCTTGAAGAG GTCAACACTGTTGGCGCGGAAGTACTGGAATTCATTTCGGATTTTGGAAAACCCAATGCACCCCTTCCTGCTGCTATTGTGGCATGTGTCCCCAGAATGGTGCATGTTGATGGCGTAGGTGAAACTGAATTTGAGATATATCCAGAAGAAATCACAGAGGCCATCAAGTCAGGTCTTGAGGAACCTATTTACCCAGAGCCTGAG CTTGAGGTGCCAAAGGAATTGATCACCCAATCAGAGCTCGATGAACTGAAATTGCAACACAAACCGTCATTTGTTCCTTTAACCAAAGAGGAGAATGTGGTGAAAGTGTTTGACAGTGAAACTGGTATAGCACAACGCCGTCTTTCTAATGGAATTTCCGTCAACTACAAG ATCACACAAAATGAAGCAAGGGTTGGTGTGATGCGGCTCATAGTAGGCGGAGGGAGAGCAACAGAAGATTCTGAATCAAAGGGATCTGTCATTGTTGGTGTTCGTACCCTGAGTGAAGGTGGCTGTGTTGGTAACTTTTCTAGGGAACAG GTTGAACTTTTCTGTGTGAATAATCTTATCAACTGCTCACTGGAATCAAACGAGGAATTCATATTTATGGAATTTAGATTTGCTTTAAGAGACAACGGCATGCGTGCTGCTTTCCAACTCCTTCATATGGTCCTCGAG CATAATGTGTGGCTAGAAGATGCATTCGACAGAGCAACTCAGTTATATCTGTCTTACTATCGCTCTATCCCCAAAAGTTTGGAACGTTCTACAGCTCATAAGCTTATGTTAGCCATGCTAAACCATGATGAAAGGTTTGTAGAGCCTTCACCACATTCGTTGCAGAAATTGACTCTTCAGTCAGTTAAAGATGCTGTCATGAACCAGTTTGTGGGTGGCAATATGGAG GTCAGCATTGTTGGTGATTTCACTGAGGAAGAAGTAGAATCTTGTGTTCTTGATTATCTTGGGACTGTGAGGGCTGCAAGTTCTCCAAACACAGAGGAGCGTATTGAAAAGATTTCCTTCCGACCGTTTCCATCAGATGTTCATTTCCAGCAA GTATACATAAAGGACACAGATGAGAGAGCCTGTGCGTATATTGCAGGCCCTGCTCCTAACCGTTGGGGATTCGCTACTGAAGGAAATGACCTATTTAATGTTATTCAGAGATCTGATGCTGATG CAGAAATATCTGAGCAAGTAAACTTGGATCTAACAGGGAAGAGACGCATCGATGTTCGCAGCCACCCTCTTTTCTTTGGCATCACTTTGAGTCTGCTTGCTGAAATTATCAATTCTAG GTTATTTACTACAGTTCGAGATTCCATGGGATTAACATATGATGTTTCTTTGGAATTAAACCTTTTTGACAAATTGGATCTTGGTTGGTATGTGATCGCGGTGACTTCAACTCCGAGCAAG GTCCATAAAGCTGTTGATGCTTGCAAAGGTGTTCTGAGAGGATTACATAGTAGCCGAATTGTGGAAAGGGAGCTCGACCGG GCAAAGAGGACGCTGTTGATGAAACATGAGGCTGAGATGAAGACAAATGCCTACTGGCTTGGTTTGCTAGCCCATCTACAGTCTTCGTCTGTACCAAGAAAG GATGTATCATGCATCAAGGAATTGACGACGTTATATGAAAGTGCCACGATTGAGGATCTGTATCTTGCATATGAGCATCTGAAAGTTGACGATTCTTCTTTGTTTGCTTGCATTGGGATTGCTGGCGCTGAAGCTGGTGAAGATACAAATG ATGAGGAGCCTGATATGGATCTTCATGGCATGGCTCCCATGGGAGGCCGGGGGTTTTCAACAATGACCAGACCAACCACATGA
- the LOC136525286 gene encoding stromal processing peptidase, chloroplastic-like isoform X4 — protein sequence MASAPFPPVAASAASAPPRLAPRHPFAAAAASRRSSLSFRPAAPRRPVLLPPRSSAVAANTLRCTHRRAVSPRSRRRAQGLGAASALAASAWGTGEEKGGCLSCFPKSRRGRSGLARFAPCALPHASGVSFRSRLSGFKVRPSHILRAAGPDEPHVASPTWSDTSLDTPDMDHAISKEELEDVLNTPLPEHPKLIRGQLKNGLRYLILPNKVPANRFEAHMEVHVGSIDEEEDEQGIAHMIEHVAFLGSKKREKLLGTGARSNAYTDFHHTVFHIHSPTKTKEYGEDLLPSVLDALNEIAFHPKFSSSRVEKERRAILSELQMMNTIEYRVDCQLLQHLHSENKLSNRFPIGLEEQIHKWDPDKIRRFHERWYYPANTTLYLVGEIDDIPRAVREIEAVFEHTLSENEGNLVPSSSPFGAMASLFAPKLPGGFAANLSGEKSPATDKIKPVKRERQAVRPPVEHKWSLPGVSQDAKPPAIFQHELIQSFSINMFCKIPVSKVQTYKDLRSVLMKRIFLSALHFRINTRYKSSNPPFTSVELDHSDSGREGCTVTTLTVTAEPQNWRSAIKVAVHEVRRLKEFGVTMGEMTRYMDALIKDSEQLAMMIDSVPSVDNLDFIMESDALGHTVMDQLQGHESLLGVAETVTLEEVNTVGAEVLEFISDFGKPNAPLPAAIVACVPRMVHVDGVGETEFEIYPEEITEAIKSGLEEPIYPEPELEVPKELITQSELDELKLQHKPSFVPLTKEENVVKVFDSETGIAQRRLSNGISVNYKITQNEARVGVMRLIVGGGRATEDSESKGSVIVGVRTLSEGGCVGNFSREQVELFCVNNLINCSLESNEEFIFMEFRFALRDNGMRAAFQLLHMVLEHNVWLEDAFDRATQLYLSYYRSIPKSLERSTAHKLMLAMLNHDERFVEPSPHSLQKLTLQSVKDAVMNQFVGGNMEVSIVGDFTEEEVESCVLDYLGTVRAASSPNTEERIEKISFRPFPSDVHFQQVYIKDTDERACAYIAGPAPNRWGFATEGNDLFNVIQRSDADEISEQVNLDLTGKRRIDVRSHPLFFGITLSLLAEIINSRLFTTVRDSMGLTYDVSLELNLFDKLDLGWYVIAVTSTPSKVHKAVDACKGVLRGLHSSRIVERELDRAKRTLLMKHEAEMKTNAYWLGLLAHLQSSSVPRKDVSCIKELTTLYESATIEDLYLAYEHLKVDDSSLFACIGIAGAEAGEDTNDEEPDMDLHGMAPMGGRGFSTMTRPTT from the exons ATGGCCTCGGCCCCCTTCCCGCCCGTCGCGGCGTCGGCGgcctccgcgccgccgcgcctGGCCCCGCGCCAccccttcgccgccgccgccgcctcgcgccGCTCCTCGCTCTCGTTCCgccccgccgcgccgcgccggccCGTTCTCCTCCCGCCCCGCTCCTCCGCCGTCGCGGCTAACACCCTCCGCTGCACGCACCGCCGCGCCGTCTCCCCCAG GTCGAGGAGACGCGCGCAGGGGCTCGGCGCGGCGTCCGCGTTGGCTGCGTCGGCCTGGGGCACCGGCGAGGAGAAGGGCGGTTGCCTCTCGTGCTTCCCTAAGAGCAGGCGGGGCAGGTCGGGGCTCGCGAGGTTCGCGCCGTGCGCGCTCCCGCACGCCTCGGGAGTATCGTTTCGCAGCCGGTTGAGCGGGTTCAAG GTCAGGCCTAGCCATATATTGCGCGCCGCTGGACCTGATGAACCACATGTTGCAAGTCCAACATGGTCTGACACTTCCCTTGATACACCTGACATGGATCATGCTATTAGTAAGGAGGAGCTTGAAGATGTTCTCAACACGCCGCTTCCTGAGCATCCAAAACTAATTCGTGGGCAATTGAAGAATGGCCTTCGGTATCTTATTTTGCCAAATAAAGTTCCAGCAAACAG GTTTGAGGCTCACATGGAAGTTCACGTTGGATCAattgatgaggaggaggacgagcaGGGAATTGCACATATGATTGAACATGTCGCGTTTCTTGGCAGTAAAAAACGTGAAAAGCTTTTGGGGACCGGTGCGAGGTCTAATGCATATACAGACTTCCACCATACTGTGTTTCATATCCACTCTCCAACTAAAACAAAG GAATATGGTGAAGACTTACTCCCTTCTGTGTTGGATGCATTGAATGAG ATAGCTTTTCATCCAAAGTTTTCTTCATCTCGTGTTGAGAAGGAGAGAAGAGCAATTCTTTCTGAGCTCCAGATGATGAACACAATAGAGTATCGCGTTGATTGCCAG TTGTTGCAACATCTGCACTCAGAAAACAAACtgagcaacagatttcctattggACTTGAAGAGCAAATACATAAATGGGACCCTGATAAGATCCGCAGATTTCACGAGCGTTGGTACTATCCTGCTAATACCACTTTATATCTGGTGGGGGAAATTGATGATATTCCTAGAGCTGTGCGGGAAATAGAG GCTGTATTTGAACACACTCTTTCAGAAAATGAAGGAAACCTTGTACCGAGCTCTAGTCCATTTGGTGCTATGGCAAGCCTTTTTGCACCAAAGCTCCCAGGTGGCTTTGCTGCAAACCTATCTGGTGAAAAATCACCTGCCACAGATAAAATAAAGCCTGTAAAAAGGGAAAGACAAGCAGTTAGACCACCTGTAGAGCATAAGTGGTCCCTTCCTGGTGTTTCTCAGGATGCCAAACCCCCAGCAATTTTTCAGCACGAGTTGATTCAGAGTTTCTCTATCAACATGTTCTGTAAG ATACCTGTCAGCAAAGTTCAGACCTACAAGGACCTTCGTAGTGTACTCATGAAAAGGATATTTTTGTCTGCCCTACATTTTCGAATCAATACAAGATACAAG AGCTCAAACCCTCCTTTTACGTCAGTTGAGCTGGACCACAGTGACTCTGGAAGGGAAGGGTGCACGGTCACTACTCTTACAGTAACTGCTGAACCCCAAAATTGGAGAAGTGCAATCAAAGTTGCTGTTCACGAG GTGCGAAGACTGAAAGAATTTGGTGTTACAATGGGAGAAATGACCCGTTACATGGACGCCTTAATAAAAGATAGTGAGCAGTTGGCTATGATGATTGACAGTGTTCCCTCAGTCGACAACTTGGACTTCATCATGGAGAGTGATGCACTTGGCCACACTGTCATGGATCAATTGCAGGGACATGAAAGTTTGCTTGGAGTTGCTGAAACTGTCACCCTTGAAGAG GTCAACACTGTTGGCGCGGAAGTACTGGAATTCATTTCGGATTTTGGAAAACCCAATGCACCCCTTCCTGCTGCTATTGTGGCATGTGTCCCCAGAATGGTGCATGTTGATGGCGTAGGTGAAACTGAATTTGAGATATATCCAGAAGAAATCACAGAGGCCATCAAGTCAGGTCTTGAGGAACCTATTTACCCAGAGCCTGAG CTTGAGGTGCCAAAGGAATTGATCACCCAATCAGAGCTCGATGAACTGAAATTGCAACACAAACCGTCATTTGTTCCTTTAACCAAAGAGGAGAATGTGGTGAAAGTGTTTGACAGTGAAACTGGTATAGCACAACGCCGTCTTTCTAATGGAATTTCCGTCAACTACAAG ATCACACAAAATGAAGCAAGGGTTGGTGTGATGCGGCTCATAGTAGGCGGAGGGAGAGCAACAGAAGATTCTGAATCAAAGGGATCTGTCATTGTTGGTGTTCGTACCCTGAGTGAAGGTGGCTGTGTTGGTAACTTTTCTAGGGAACAG GTTGAACTTTTCTGTGTGAATAATCTTATCAACTGCTCACTGGAATCAAACGAGGAATTCATATTTATGGAATTTAGATTTGCTTTAAGAGACAACGGCATGCGTGCTGCTTTCCAACTCCTTCATATGGTCCTCGAG CATAATGTGTGGCTAGAAGATGCATTCGACAGAGCAACTCAGTTATATCTGTCTTACTATCGCTCTATCCCCAAAAGTTTGGAACGTTCTACAGCTCATAAGCTTATGTTAGCCATGCTAAACCATGATGAAAGGTTTGTAGAGCCTTCACCACATTCGTTGCAGAAATTGACTCTTCAGTCAGTTAAAGATGCTGTCATGAACCAGTTTGTGGGTGGCAATATGGAG GTCAGCATTGTTGGTGATTTCACTGAGGAAGAAGTAGAATCTTGTGTTCTTGATTATCTTGGGACTGTGAGGGCTGCAAGTTCTCCAAACACAGAGGAGCGTATTGAAAAGATTTCCTTCCGACCGTTTCCATCAGATGTTCATTTCCAGCAA GTATACATAAAGGACACAGATGAGAGAGCCTGTGCGTATATTGCAGGCCCTGCTCCTAACCGTTGGGGATTCGCTACTGAAGGAAATGACCTATTTAATGTTATTCAGAGATCTGATGCTGATG AAATATCTGAGCAAGTAAACTTGGATCTAACAGGGAAGAGACGCATCGATGTTCGCAGCCACCCTCTTTTCTTTGGCATCACTTTGAGTCTGCTTGCTGAAATTATCAATTCTAG GTTATTTACTACAGTTCGAGATTCCATGGGATTAACATATGATGTTTCTTTGGAATTAAACCTTTTTGACAAATTGGATCTTGGTTGGTATGTGATCGCGGTGACTTCAACTCCGAGCAAG GTCCATAAAGCTGTTGATGCTTGCAAAGGTGTTCTGAGAGGATTACATAGTAGCCGAATTGTGGAAAGGGAGCTCGACCGG GCAAAGAGGACGCTGTTGATGAAACATGAGGCTGAGATGAAGACAAATGCCTACTGGCTTGGTTTGCTAGCCCATCTACAGTCTTCGTCTGTACCAAGAAAG GATGTATCATGCATCAAGGAATTGACGACGTTATATGAAAGTGCCACGATTGAGGATCTGTATCTTGCATATGAGCATCTGAAAGTTGACGATTCTTCTTTGTTTGCTTGCATTGGGATTGCTGGCGCTGAAGCTGGTGAAGATACAAATG ATGAGGAGCCTGATATGGATCTTCATGGCATGGCTCCCATGGGAGGCCGGGGGTTTTCAACAATGACCAGACCAACCACATGA